The DNA window TAATTTTAATCTATTTAATGTTTAAGAAAAGATGAAGTTGAACAGTGGCATATACTTGGGAGATACATTTGAAACTAAAGAAACTTTCATTTGTCAAGGCATACAGGACCGTGCTTTACTTACCTTTTGAAAAACAGAACCGTGGTtacttgttttcaaaatgttgtaGTGATAATATTATATTGTATAACATAACAGTATAATACATCTTGCATTGTATTATATAACAAAAAAGTAAGAAGCTGTGTAATGTTTCCCTAACCAAATTATGTTTATTTTAAGCAGGAAAATCAAGTCCAAGGATCAACGGTAGATCAACAAGCCTTTGCTAAGAAAAAAACTATTCCAAAGTGTCCAACCATATCACGTACTGATTATCTCAATAAAAATAAGGAACAACATGGAGTAGAGGAATTTGAAAATGAAGATATAGAAGAAAATGCAATGGAAGAATATATGGAGAATGGTAGCAACTATGATGGTGAGGAAGTTGGGGGAACAAATGTAAATAAAGCAGAAGGGAATACCTTAGGTGCTTCATCCTCAGGACTAGTACGAAAACGTGGAAAGACTTTATGTCGGAAAATTCATGCACGGGAATTCAAAGATAGACAAGAGATTACCTTGAATGAAGTAGGAATACCAATTGGGCCAGGTGAAAAGACAGTGTCTGAACTTAGTAGTTTTTTGGGGACAATAGGAAGAAATTCAAATTTATGTCCTCTCACTTTCATTAATTGGATTGCTTTGGTTAAGTATTGGGAGGAACACGAGATAGATCCCGTGTGGGAGTATGTCAATgtaattactttttttaattgattgtGTGTGTTTGTTAGCATACTTTAATGTATATAtctttctaaatatatatttttgcagGAAAAATACAATGTCCCAAAGGAAGGAAGGAAGGCTGTATTTTCTACTGTAAATGATGCTTGGAGACGATACAAATGCTCTCTTAAAAAGAAGCATTTTAGTAAGTACAAAAACTTATATTCATATTCATGTTTTACATGCTGAATTATGTGTTGCATTTTAAAAAGAAGCTAAAAAATCGTCCACAAGAGGTACCAGAAGAAGACTTTAGAAAGTTATTGGAGTATTGGAGAGATGGAAAAAATCAAGTAAGTTATATTCATATTCATGTTTTACATGCTGAATTATGTGTTGAATTAAAGTCACTTTTCAAATGCATTCTATGCTGAATGTAAAAAGTAACATTTCTTGTGGGCTTTATGACTAACATCAAACTATTATGTAGGAAGTTAGTCATCAAAATGCTCAAAATATAGCTCAACTGAAATGGAGACATCGAATGGGGAATAAAGGCTTTGCTGTTATAAGAGAAAAAATGgtattctttttaaaattatttaagtgAATATTAAATTGTGTTGCTTATTAACAGTCTCATGCTCTTTGTTTTACTTGGTTTAGCGTGAATGTAATGAAGATAAAGAACCTCCGACTCAAGCTGAAATGTTTATTGCTACTCGACAAAGTAGGAAAGGAAAGGAGTTGGATCAAGAAACCAATACAGCAATTGTAAGTATTATTGCAAGTTGTTGTTGaccttgtttgtttgaaaattaGAACAGATAAAAAAGATGTGTGCTTTGGCAACTGAACAGGTATTTTACTAATGGTTCTAGAACCGATTCGAATTGCCATTACCCACACATAAACCAAATGAACCATTGTTTttaaaacatgataattgatattGTATTAGAACTCAACCATGAAAACTTGTTACCATGCTATAATATGTGTATCTGCAATCACAAATAATAgtgataaaaatataattatatatcctAACAAACTAAA is part of the Vicia villosa cultivar HV-30 ecotype Madison, WI linkage group LG2, Vvil1.0, whole genome shotgun sequence genome and encodes:
- the LOC131651623 gene encoding uncharacterized protein LOC131651623 — translated: MEEYMENGSNYDGEEVGGTNVNKAEGNTLGASSSGLVRKRGKTLCRKIHAREFKDRQEITLNEVGIPIGPGEKTVSELSSFLGTIGRNSNLCPLTFINWIALVKYWEEHEIDPVWEYVNEKYNVPKEGRKAVFSTVNDAWRRYKCSLKKKHFSKYKNLKKKLKNRPQEVPEEDFRKLLEYWRDGKNQEVSHQNAQNIAQLKWRHRMGNKGFAVIREKMRECNEDKEPPTQAEMFIATRQSRKGKELDQETNTAIIKLQDLIENQGKSSSEAFESVLGKQKPGRVRCHGRTTTPTLLKRNEEIAKLKRDHAAEVRHVIQEMEERRRQDKEETERRMQLLLKTVLNQNTSIWI